The Ctenopharyngodon idella isolate HZGC_01 chromosome 19, HZGC01, whole genome shotgun sequence genomic sequence aataaggttaattttgatttcattttaacAACCCACACTATTGATGTAAATGTGATCTAAACTCCTCCCCCAACACCGCCCTCATTGTTTCGCTGCATCTCCAGGTAGTTTTGGGCTGTGGTCCTTCCGTGTTGCTCCTTCAGGTGGCGGCGTAGAGCAGGCTTGTGGGCAAAGCTGACGTGGCAGTATGCGCACACATGCGGGCGCTCCCCGCTGTGCAGGTTCATGTGGTCGCACAGTGTTGACTTCTGAGTGAAGGTCTTGTGGCACAGGGGGCAGCAGTGGAGCTTTGAAACGCCGCGATGGACGATCATGTGGCGGTTGAGGTTACTGGAGTGGCTGAAGTTCTTCCCGCAGCATGGACACACATATAGCCGGTGTGTCGACAGGGAATGCATGGCTAAATCCTGTGTTGAGGAAAATGCTAGTCCACAATGCTCACAGACTACCGGTCCTGTTACGCAAGACGTGGATCCCACCACTGCCACGGACTCATCAGCAGCTCCACGCTCATTTGAAGGCGCCCCGACTCCCATTCCTTCTTCCCCGCTGGAAGCTTCCACACTGAAGTGTGCAGGAGCTCCATCAGAGCCGATCTCTTCTCCTTGTCCCTCTCCGGCCCTGTAGTCAATGCGGACGGTACCGTCGGAAAGATGCTGATTGGACAAGTAACTGGCCCCAAAGTCTGCTCCAAAACTACCCATAATCTCATCTGGGGTTGGAAAGCGCCAAGCCTCCTGATAGTTACCCAAGAGCTTGCGGTCCTTGAAGGTGTACCGCTTCCTGTGTTTAAAGCCTCTTCCTCTGCCTCCCCTGTGCTCTCCGTGCCGTCGTCTCCACATGCGGCCTGGCCCTCGGAGACTGTTACCTTTGGCTCGCCCCTCCATATTGGGATCCTCCATGCCTGTGTCCAGCTGACAGTGGTCATCTAATACAACAACAGCTTCTCTGTCTTCCTCCCCAGCACCAGGGGACTTCTCTGGGTCTTGATGTTCATCATTGATGTGGACCTGAAAGACGTCACTTTCATGCCCGTCCTCTCCCTCGAAGTGGCCAGATGCATCTGATCCTCTAACCTGTCATGGTGAGAACATAAATGAGTTAAACTTGTTAGACGCAAATGAGCAAactgccaaaataaaagctggTTTGACACTCTTTGATTAGGAGCGTTCAAACTGACAGCAATATGCAGTAATGTAGCAAcaaaaagtaattaatattaGCAACTTGATGCGACATAACTGTTGGCGATGAGTCTTTATGCAAATATATGCAACTGAGCAGTAATGTGTCAACTACCAAATAGGGCTGAGCTTTATTGTCAGTTTGTCATGATTTTACTAACGATgtaaaattaaagggatagttcacccaaaaatgaaaattatcccatgatttactcaccctcaagctatcctaggtgtatatgactatcttatTCAGaggaacacaatcggagatatatttaaaaatatccttactCTCCACcaatttataatggtagtgaagggggggcctgttttgaagccaaaaataaatcaataaatcataaatataatccatacggcttcagggggttaataaaggccttctgaagcaaagtgatgtgtttttataagaaaaatatccatatttaaaactttataatctaaaatgaGTAACCCTTCacacgatgtatgacgcaggatttaagcttagacgcctctcgcgacTTAAACAAAtaaggctgtgcaacaaactgaagctcctcttctcttatatcgaaatcctctgacatttctgttcaaaatttttcattttagacttctaattcatgaccggtgttttgttttgctctatcctctgcgttTTCGCGTTCATCATTgcgtcaggtcagagttcactcttctGCTGCAAATCGATGTgtacggccgtctgccggaagctagttattttactttataaagttttaaatatggatatttttcttacaaaacctattgttttgtttcagaagccctttattaaccccatggagcagtatggattatttttaaatatatctctgattgtgttcatctgaaaaaaagattttcaattttgggtaaacatatacacctaggatagcttgagggtgagtaaatcatgggataactttggacaaataaagtttttataaaGAAGGCCATTATAAAAATTTCCAGATCCTTCCTTGTCTCAAAACTCTAGAGATATGTGGTTTTAATAGTGTCGCTAtttaaaagggacctattatgcactttttaaaagtcctaatgctcaaaaaaatgttcaaaattttACGTTACTGCAGCACCTCTCTACAAGTCTAtcagtaatgctctgtttagttccagtctctatgaagccccaccttccgaaaagcacaatgtgctctgattggtcggctggattAGTGTATTTAGTGTGATTAGTCAACCACTTCAAGCATGTTtcggaaatgtcacgccccttaccataaccacaaGTTTCAACATACTACTAACGCAACTCAAAAAGGCCTTGCTTCTTTTTTGCTATCAATTCAAAACTCTGAAGAATTCAAAAATTCTCAAAAATGGTCACAGAAATCACTGAATGGCATTTTTCAGGGTCAAAATCATGAAAACATGTTTCATATTTGACTATCCATCAGCAGGGACGACTACTACAACCACTAATAACAACACTTGACAAATTCTAGTGATAGGGCTGTCAGTGTGAACGGTCCTTCTGTATTTTGCTTTGAGATTTTAAGATGTAGATTTGATGTGGTTTGTCTTAATCTCAAAGGAAAATATCTCAAAGGAAAATACATAGACAACCCACATCAAATCTACATCTTAAAATCCTAAAACTCAAACACATTTGATCTCATCTATTAGCATCTGAAGCAAATCCAACAGATATTTACATGGTGCATGGTCAAATCACTGTCATCTTTGAGAGGGATGTTGGAGAGTTCAGCATCAGCAGCCTGGAGCTCCTTTCCTGAACTGTGAGGATGCAGCGATGCAGTATCAGAAGGAGATGAAATAGATCCCAGTGAATGGGTACTTCCACTGACAATCACTGGCATAGACTGAGGGTCTTCTGATTTCACAGTCTGAATATATTGTGAGAGGAACAGACAATGAATGAACAAGAACAAAGTGGAAATGGAGGGAGTGATTGAGAAGAATGGCAATGTTGCACTATATTTTTGCATCATGATCATTTTTTATAagaatagttcagccaaaaaaaaaaattctgccatcattttcTCTCATGTCGACCctcttgtcattccaaacttacttctgttgaacacaaaagtatATCTTTAGcagttgcttttttttattgaatcaaaCAGTCACCATGGGCTGTAAAGCtccaaacaagaacaaaaagtaccataaaagtgGTACTTTCAGCTCTAttgtttgttgtatttattCAGTTGTATGGTTTCAGTTTTCTGCAGAGGAGAGTTGAGGACAATATGAGGGGCTTTCCCACCAGATGAacgttttcatagttcctaCTGGTGGAAGCACCGGCTTTTTGCCGTGTTCGTACCGCAGGAACTGGGAGCGATTGGGAAGCTCCAACTTTAGAGTAGGGTCTACCCAGTGATgtaagtgtacgttgattggtcgCACACATGTCATACGAAACACCggcacccgccatttttaaaaagctgtgtaaacacaCAGTTTACTATACATATGCTAACTCCACGAACTAACTCCATGAACATAGAAAACAGCGATAGATAGCAATTACCTGTCGCCTTTGCAGTGTTGTGTACTTTTCTCGATGAATTGTAGTACTTCAAGTTGTCAAAGGAGATTTTGTCTCTTAGCCctcctttttgctctttcaatcGCATAACGTCTACATTCCAGCTCTGATATCACAAAACCCACAACAAAAATACAGCTCCGATCTCGGGGCGTCCTCCATTCTCCAGTTGTTGGCGTTGTTGATTGCTACATCACTGTCGGCCGACTTACAGCACTTTAGAGTTCCTACTGCTGGCCTCAGCAGATGATCCAGAACATAGCATTATGTCTGGTCTTCAATCAGCCAAAGAGGATCCATCTCACTCCACTGGCTCTCAGGCCTAGTCCACATGTACACgggtatttttataaactgAGTTTTTCCTGAGTTTTTCCACATGAAAACGCAAAAACACGCTATGAAGCGCTGTCAAGAGCACGCCAAACCAACAGGTGGTGATATAACCCTAACCAtaaagccatgttggccaatcagaagcctggaAAAAAGATTATTACCGGTTCCAGCTCCGAAGTCACAAGCCAAAATCTCTGGTTTCACTGTCTACACAACAACACTATAACCGGAGTTATAATGAGTTAAATGGTTTGGTGCTGGCTTTCAGGACTGCCACTGTAACAACACCTTCCTACCTTAATTCACTCGTACAAGTGTGTGCTCCCATCCACCAGCTACGGTCACTGAATGAGCAGCGCCTTCTTGTTCCATCACAACAAGGCACAAATTCACTCTCCAAAACCTTCACCCTCTCTGTTCCTCTCTGGTGGAATGAGCTGCCAACCTCCACCCGATCCACTGAGAACATCACAACTTTCAAGAAGCAGGTGAAGACACCACTTCTGAAAGCATTTAACCACTCCACAACCTTTAACCAATGcacttaggccctgtttacacctggtattaagatgtgttttggtcgactGGATCACAAGTAGAAGGAGACAA encodes the following:
- the LOC127500513 gene encoding zinc finger and BTB domain-containing protein 12-like isoform X4 gives rise to the protein MNVDVVSFRLPGHGDNTLSNMNSLRTQQHFCDVTIVAGGRRMFRGHKVVLAACSAFLRDQFLLNPSSELQVSMLHSSTVVCELLQSCYTGMLQFSAKEIVNYLTAASYLQMEHVVEKCRGALSQYMQPRSRSPIVRGSDASGHFEGEDGHESDVFQVHINDEHQDPEKSPGAGEEDREAVVVLDDHCQLDTGMEDPNMEGRAKGNSLRGPGRMWRRRHGEHRGGRGRGFKHRKRYTFKDRKLLGNYQEAWRFPTPDEIMGSFGADFGASYLSNQHLSDGTVRIDYRAGEGQGEEIGSDGAPAHFSVEASSGEEGMGVGAPSNERGAADESVAVVGSTSCVTGPVVCEHCGLAFSSTQDLAMHSLSTHRLYVCPCCGKNFSHSSNLNRHMIVHRGVSKLHCCPLCHKTFTQKSTLCDHMNLHSGERPHVCAYCHVSFAHKPALRRHLKEQHGRTTAQNYLEMQRNNEGGVGGGV
- the LOC127500513 gene encoding zinc finger and BTB domain-containing protein 17-like isoform X2 — encoded protein: MNVDVVSFRLPGHGDNTLSNMNSLRTQQHFCDVTIVAGGRRMFRGHKVVLAACSAFLRDQFLLNPSSELQVSMLHSSTVVCELLQSCYTGMLQFSAKEIVNYLTAASYLQMEHVVEKCRGALSQYMQPRSRSPITVKSEDPQSMPVIVSGSTHSLGSISSPSDTASLHPHSSGKELQAADAELSNIPLKDDSDLTMHHVRGSDASGHFEGEDGHESDVFQVHINDEHQDPEKSPGAGEEDREAVVVLDDHCQLDTGMEDPNMEGRAKGNSLRGPGRMWRRRHGEHRGGRGRGFKHRKRYTFKDRKLLGNYQEAWRFPTPDEIMGSFGADFGASYLSNQHLSDGTVRIDYRAGEGQGEEIGSDGAPAHFSVEASSGEEGMGVGAPSNERGAADESVAVVGSTSCVTGPVVCEHCGLAFSSTQDLAMHSLSTHRLYVCPCCGKNFSHSSNLNRHMIVHRGVSKLHCCPLCHKTFTQKSTLCDHMNLHSGERPHVCAYCHVSFAHKPALRRHLKEQHGRTTAQNYLEMQRNNEGGVGGGV
- the LOC127500513 gene encoding zinc finger and BTB domain-containing protein 17-like isoform X1, producing the protein MNVDVVSFRLPGHGDNTLSNMNSLRTQQHFCDVTIVAGGRRMFRGHKVVLAACSAFLRDQFLLNPSSELQQVSMLHSSTVVCELLQSCYTGMLQFSAKEIVNYLTAASYLQMEHVVEKCRGALSQYMQPRSRSPITVKSEDPQSMPVIVSGSTHSLGSISSPSDTASLHPHSSGKELQAADAELSNIPLKDDSDLTMHHVRGSDASGHFEGEDGHESDVFQVHINDEHQDPEKSPGAGEEDREAVVVLDDHCQLDTGMEDPNMEGRAKGNSLRGPGRMWRRRHGEHRGGRGRGFKHRKRYTFKDRKLLGNYQEAWRFPTPDEIMGSFGADFGASYLSNQHLSDGTVRIDYRAGEGQGEEIGSDGAPAHFSVEASSGEEGMGVGAPSNERGAADESVAVVGSTSCVTGPVVCEHCGLAFSSTQDLAMHSLSTHRLYVCPCCGKNFSHSSNLNRHMIVHRGVSKLHCCPLCHKTFTQKSTLCDHMNLHSGERPHVCAYCHVSFAHKPALRRHLKEQHGRTTAQNYLEMQRNNEGGVGGGV
- the LOC127500513 gene encoding zinc finger and BTB domain-containing protein 12-like isoform X3, whose product is MNVDVVSFRLPGHGDNTLSNMNSLRTQQHFCDVTIVAGGRRMFRGHKVVLAACSAFLRDQFLLNPSSELQQVSMLHSSTVVCELLQSCYTGMLQFSAKEIVNYLTAASYLQMEHVVEKCRGALSQYMQPRSRSPIVRGSDASGHFEGEDGHESDVFQVHINDEHQDPEKSPGAGEEDREAVVVLDDHCQLDTGMEDPNMEGRAKGNSLRGPGRMWRRRHGEHRGGRGRGFKHRKRYTFKDRKLLGNYQEAWRFPTPDEIMGSFGADFGASYLSNQHLSDGTVRIDYRAGEGQGEEIGSDGAPAHFSVEASSGEEGMGVGAPSNERGAADESVAVVGSTSCVTGPVVCEHCGLAFSSTQDLAMHSLSTHRLYVCPCCGKNFSHSSNLNRHMIVHRGVSKLHCCPLCHKTFTQKSTLCDHMNLHSGERPHVCAYCHVSFAHKPALRRHLKEQHGRTTAQNYLEMQRNNEGGVGGGV